CCTCTGGCTTAACCCAACCTGTAGAATAACTTCCACCATCAAAAAGAGAGTTCCAATTTCCTCCATGCCCACTTCCCTGACTAGAATTGTGCTGAGAACTGGAATTATGCTGAGTTGTACTCTGTGCCGTGCCACCATTTTGTATCACACCCTGCAATAAAGTATTCAATATTCCCGATTGCTTTCCACCAAATAGCAAAAGAATCAAAAGGGCAATAATGGAAATGGGACCTTTTCCTCCACCCATTCCCCTCCTTGGTCCACCGCTTCCACCACTTGGACTTCCTTGACTACCCACTGGTCCTGTGCCAAGTCCATCGCCTCTGCGAAAGATTCCCTTTCCCTCACCATCTATGTTGCGATCTCTTCCTCTTGGTCTATTCTCCATTATTTCACTCCTCTCCCTAATTTAGACAAATAAAGCCAAAAATGGCCATCGCACTTTCGACTTAAAATTCGTAAGCACGATAGCCATCTCTATCTAACCGTCAGTCGATTATAACTGAGGACCTGCTGCAACCAATGCCTTGCCGGCCTCGTTGCTCTCATATTTTACAAAGTTCTTCTGAAATCTTGCTGCGAGATCCTTTGCTTTGTCCTCCCACTCCTTGACATCTGCATAGGTATCACGAGGATCTAAGATCTTAGGATCAACACCTGTCAACTGTGTTGGCACTTCAAAGTTAAAGTATGGAATCTTCTTTGTTGGTGCCGTATTTACCTCACCACTCAGGATAGCATCAATAATACCACGAGTATCCTTGATGGAGATTCTCTTTCCTGAGCCATTCCAACCTGTATTGACAAGATAAGCCTTAGCACCACTCTTTTTCATCTTCTTTACAAGCTCCTCAGCATACTTTGTTGGATGTAACTCCAAGAAAGCCTGTCCAAAGCAAGCAGAGAATGTTGGTGTTGGCTCTGTAATTCCTCTCTCTGTACCCGCAAGTTTTGCTGTAAATCCAGATAAGAAATAATACTGTGTCTGCTCAGGTGTCAAAATCGAAACTGGTGGCAATACACCAAAAGCATCTGCTGATAAGAAAATTACATCCTCAGCATCTGGGGCAGCAGAAACTGGACGAACAATATTCTTAATATGCTCAATTGGGTAAGAAACTCTTGTATTTTCTGTCACGCTCTTATCTGCAAAATTAAGCTTGCCGTCTTCACTCAAAGTAACATTTTCCAAAAGGGCATTGCGTCGAATGGCATTGTAAATATCTGGCTCTGACTCCTTATCAAGATTGATAACTTTTGCATAGCATCCACCTTCAAAGTTAAAAATACCATTGTCATCCCAGCCATGCTCATCATCACCAATCAAAAGACGCTTAGGATCGGTTGAAAGTGTAGTCTTACCTGTTCCAGAAAGTCCAAAGAAAATGGCAGTATTCTTTCCTTCCATATTTGTGTTTGCAGAACAGTGCATAGAAGCAATTCCCTGCAATGGAAGATAGTAGTTCATCATAGAGAACATACCCTTCTTCATCTCACCACCGTACCAAGTGTTGACAATTACCTGCTCACGGCTTGTGATGTTGAACATAACTGCAGTCTCTGAATGTAAGCCAAGCTCTGCATAATTTGTCACCTTAGCCTTTGATGCATTATACACAACAAAGTCAGGCTCAAAGTTCTCAAGTTCCTCCTTTGTTGGATTGACAAACATATTTGTTACAAAATGTGCCTGCCATGCCACTTCTACAATAAAGCGAACAGCCATGCGCTTATGTCCAGCTGCACCGCAGAATGCATCTACAACATAGAGCTTCTTGTTAGAAAGTTCCTTCTTTGCAATATCCTTTACTGCTGCCCAAGCCTCCTGTGATGCTGGGTGATTATCATTTGGATATTCCTCACTTGTCCACCAAACAGTGTCCTTTGAATTCTCATCCATAACAATAAACTTATCTTTTGGTGAACGACCAGTGTAAATTCCTGTCATGACATCCACTGCACCAAGCTCGCTGACTCTACCCTTTTCAAATCCCTCTAACTCTGCCTTTGTTTCCTCGTCAAATAGCTGATCATATGATGGATTATAAACAATCTCTGTTGTTCCTGTGATACCATACTTTGTTAAATCAATATTTGCCATTTTTGTAATCCCTCCCTATCAATATGCGAATATCTGCAATATTCTCTGTCTTATTATAGCTCTTTATCTTCCTTTTGTCATCTAAAAACCGAATTATATCGTGTTTACTCTGAAAAATTCATATACTTTAGTGAACTACCCATCACCTAAAGGTAATGGGCTTCTAAGAGCCTAACAGCTCTATTTAAGAAGTTTGATATTTAAGTTTCCACCTAAATAATTAGGCAATCCTTATTCTTATCGGCGTGTCCACTTCGCCTCTACTGTATAGGATATTCATATCCACAACACTACTTTTACGCATGATATTTAATGCTCCGTTAACATCTGCATTGATTGTTTTACCACTTGCCGTTTTGTATAGACCACGATGTAATCTTCTGCCACTAAACGGATACTCTTTTGGATTATCGGCATTGTAAACAGGGAGATCGTCTCTATCCCAAAAAGATGATTTCGATGTATAGGATTCTTCCTGTTTTACAAAAACAATGTCATTTAGTTTGCAAAGATATTCCAATTTGTTACGCAACTGTCCATAAGGGATATTTACAAAATTTTGATTGTTTTGCTTTCCAATATGACTATTAAGTTGAAAAGTCTCATTGTAACCAACAACAAGCGTACCTATATTATTGATGATACAATAATCTATCACCCTACGAGCAGTTTTATTCATATAGTCGTTCACCTTATTGTTGCGATTACGAGTAACTGCTTTTTGTCTATTTGTAGACTTTCTACCAAAATGCTGTTTATCTTTTATCGATTGCAAACGGGCGTTTTCTTTATTGAACCACTGATTGATCGATTTCAGTCTTTTCCCGTCAATAATGAACGATTGACCACTATTTGATACAGCTGTTATGAGATTGTTGATACCTAGGTCAAGTGCAAGTGCGTTGTTCGTGTTTAGATTTCTTTGAATACATTCAGCTTCATATATATACTGGATTTCAAAGAACCTTGCATTCGCTTTAGGTATAATGCGTATCTCTTTTATCGTCTTATCAAGAAGTATGGGTGGTATCGTAATTTCAACAGACTTATGCGTTTTCTTAAAACTATTGGAAAACGGAAGTATCAGCTGATTACCCTTAAGTCTTACAAAACCAATGATCAGTGTTGTGTATCCATCTTTTGGAAGATAATGTGGCAGTTTACAATCCGTAAAAGCATATTTTCCCTGCTTGACAAGTTTAAGCAGACCAAAAAATGACTGAAACGAGCCATCAACCTCTTTCAGTATCTGCTGTGCCATATTGGAATTTAATGCCTTATAATTAGGACTATTCTTTAAAAGAGTGTAATTCTTCTCATATTTGAGAAATTCACCTTCTGTAAAATAATGCTGACGCACATTATAGATTGCCTCATTAGCAAGATTCTTAGCCGTATGACAAAGTTCCCTGATTGTGATGTAATCTTCCTTGGACAGATGTTTCACTTGTTGTTTTACAGTAAGATACATACGATTTTCTCCTTTCATAGACTCGGAAATAGGATTTCCTATATATGTATTATAGCATATATTTTAAATGATAGTATTTAAGTAAAATATATATGTTGTAAACCTAACGCCATTCATCCCACGATCTAAAGACCATGGGTTTTCTGGCTGTTATATTATAAAATTTTCTCCTATATCAATTTCATCCATAAGGAATATATTTTTCCATTAATTTTCCACTTCTTAATCTAAACATAAGGTAACACCAATGTTTTCTTAATCTAACACAGTTATGATAAAGAAAACGGAGGTATAGATATGAACAAAAATGCAATTGAAATTCAGAACTTACAAAAATCCTATCATGGAACAACAGTAGTAGATATTCAGAAGTTGACCATTCGCCAAGGTGAAATCTATGGCTTTTTAGGTCCAAATGGTGCAGGAAAGTCAACGACAATGAAGATGATTCTTTCCCTTATCCATCCCGATGCAGGAAATATTCGCATCTTTGGAAGAGAAATTACAAATTCCAATGCACAATATCTCAGCCAAATTGGATCAATGATTGAGGAACCATCCTACTATCCAAATTTAACCGGTTATGAAAATCTCTCAGTATTTCAAAAAATGCTTCAATTTCCCAAGGAAAATATCAAAGAGATACTTCACCTTGTAGGACTCGACGAGGAAAAAAATAGAAATAAATGTGTTGGTGCCTATTCCCTTGGAATGAAGCAAAGACTTGCTCTTGCCTTTGCTCTTGTCAAAAGACCTAGACTTTTACTTTTAGATGAACCAACTAATGGACTTGATCCTGCAGGTATCCATGAAATTCGAGAACTCATTGTTCGCCTCACAAAGGATTCGGGACTTACGGTGCTTATTTCCAGCCATATTCTCCCAGAAATCGAGCATATTGCTGACCGTGTCGGTATTATTCACCATGGAAAATTGCTGTTTGAAGGAAGAATAGATGAAATTCAATCAAAGGCCAACATTGTTCTCCAAGGAGATTTTTCAAAACTTCAACCTGTGGAAAATGAACTAAAAAAGATTGTCCAAGAGCAGGATACACACCACCTCACTCTTCCCGACTTGCCAGACCAAAAAATTGCCGACATTATCTTTTTACTTTCTAAGGCAAAAATTCCAATTTATCGTGTCGTTCGCAATCAAGAAAGCTTAGAAAATATTTTTTTGCATCTAACACAACAATAGGAACAAGGAGAAAATTATGTCAATTTTTCACTCTCTACACATCGAAATACTAAAATCCAAACGGACAAAATCATTTTTTATTGTCTTTTTCTTGATGATCATTGCCACTGTATGGAACCTTGCCTGTACTGTATCAGAAATCAGCAAGCATTCTGAGCTATGGATTCCTGGAAGTCTATTCAACAACCAAACAGTGGATGTATTGCTTTTGCCAATGGCCATCAGTGTCTTTGTGTCTAAACTTTGGGATATTGAACGCAGTGGCTCTACTTTTAAGCTGCTGCGCTCCAATGGTCAATCTCTCTCTTCTATTATTTTTGCAAAAATGGAGCTTGGCATCGGATTTTTATCCCTGCTCAGCCTCTTTGAAAATCTGATTATTTTAGTATTTGGTTATTTTAATCATATTTCTATTTCGACATTTGCATTTTTTATTGCCGTGATTGGAAAAATATTCAACATTGTTCTGCTCTTTATGATTTATCAAAGTATTGCTGTGCTTTTCAATAGCCGAGGAGTTTTACTTACTTTGGGAATTATTGGTGGATTTATTGGTATCTCTTTGAGTGCAAAAAGTTCCATGATCTTTAGTTTTCTCATCCCTTGGATTGGTGCTGCTGCACTCTCTCCCTATAAGTTCTCACTTCTCTCGTCTGAAACCAATAATATTTCTTACACCTATATTGCAGATGACCTCATCTTAATGAAGCTATCGCTCTATTTTGTATATATTATTCTTATGTTGCTTATTTCAAGAAGAATTTTTAAAAGAAAGGATGGTGAACA
This region of Lachnospiraceae bacterium oral taxon 096 genomic DNA includes:
- the pckA gene encoding phosphoenolpyruvate carboxykinase (ATP) — protein: MANIDLTKYGITGTTEIVYNPSYDQLFDEETKAELEGFEKGRVSELGAVDVMTGIYTGRSPKDKFIVMDENSKDTVWWTSEEYPNDNHPASQEAWAAVKDIAKKELSNKKLYVVDAFCGAAGHKRMAVRFIVEVAWQAHFVTNMFVNPTKEELENFEPDFVVYNASKAKVTNYAELGLHSETAVMFNITSREQVIVNTWYGGEMKKGMFSMMNYYLPLQGIASMHCSANTNMEGKNTAIFFGLSGTGKTTLSTDPKRLLIGDDEHGWDDNGIFNFEGGCYAKVINLDKESEPDIYNAIRRNALLENVTLSEDGKLNFADKSVTENTRVSYPIEHIKNIVRPVSAAPDAEDVIFLSADAFGVLPPVSILTPEQTQYYFLSGFTAKLAGTERGITEPTPTFSACFGQAFLELHPTKYAEELVKKMKKSGAKAYLVNTGWNGSGKRISIKDTRGIIDAILSGEVNTAPTKKIPYFNFEVPTQLTGVDPKILDPRDTYADVKEWEDKAKDLAARFQKNFVKYESNEAGKALVAAGPQL
- a CDS encoding transposase, with product MYLTVKQQVKHLSKEDYITIRELCHTAKNLANEAIYNVRQHYFTEGEFLKYEKNYTLLKNSPNYKALNSNMAQQILKEVDGSFQSFFGLLKLVKQGKYAFTDCKLPHYLPKDGYTTLIIGFVRLKGNQLILPFSNSFKKTHKSVEITIPPILLDKTIKEIRIIPKANARFFEIQYIYEAECIQRNLNTNNALALDLGINNLITAVSNSGQSFIIDGKRLKSINQWFNKENARLQSIKDKQHFGRKSTNRQKAVTRNRNNKVNDYMNKTARRVIDYCIINNIGTLVVGYNETFQLNSHIGKQNNQNFVNIPYGQLRNKLEYLCKLNDIVFVKQEESYTSKSSFWDRDDLPVYNADNPKEYPFSGRRLHRGLYKTASGKTINADVNGALNIMRKSSVVDMNILYSRGEVDTPIRIRIA
- a CDS encoding ABC transporter ATP-binding protein, which encodes MNKNAIEIQNLQKSYHGTTVVDIQKLTIRQGEIYGFLGPNGAGKSTTMKMILSLIHPDAGNIRIFGREITNSNAQYLSQIGSMIEEPSYYPNLTGYENLSVFQKMLQFPKENIKEILHLVGLDEEKNRNKCVGAYSLGMKQRLALAFALVKRPRLLLLDEPTNGLDPAGIHEIRELIVRLTKDSGLTVLISSHILPEIEHIADRVGIIHHGKLLFEGRIDEIQSKANIVLQGDFSKLQPVENELKKIVQEQDTHHLTLPDLPDQKIADIIFLLSKAKIPIYRVVRNQESLENIFLHLTQQ
- a CDS encoding ABC transporter permease, producing the protein MSIFHSLHIEILKSKRTKSFFIVFFLMIIATVWNLACTVSEISKHSELWIPGSLFNNQTVDVLLLPMAISVFVSKLWDIERSGSTFKLLRSNGQSLSSIIFAKMELGIGFLSLLSLFENLIILVFGYFNHISISTFAFFIAVIGKIFNIVLLFMIYQSIAVLFNSRGVLLTLGIIGGFIGISLSAKSSMIFSFLIPWIGAAALSPYKFSLLSSETNNISYTYIADDLILMKLSLYFVYIILMLLISRRIFKRKDGEQPCL